A region of the Vibrio rumoiensis genome:
AACGATATAAGTAGTGGCTTGTTGTAGTGCGGTATTGAAAGCTTGGATCATCTCTTTATCGTAGCTTTTCGCATTGGCAACAAACACCAACTCATCATAGGCAGGCACTCCATGCTCTTCAGGGTAGAAAGATTTCGCTTTATAACCTTCTAGCGCTAATTGGTTGGTTTCAAAGTTACGTAGACCGCCCCAAATCGCATCCACCTTGCCAGAAGCTAATGAAGACGATAGCGCCCAACCAACGTTGATCATTTGCACATCAGAAAGCTCAACGCCCTCTTGCGCTAACATAGTGCCCACCGTTGCTCCTTCATTACCGGAAATCGCAATACCAATTTTTTTACCTTTAAGATCTGCAAGATTTTCATTCTTTCCGTTATCCAGCACCATCAAGGTATTAAGCGGTGTGGCGACAAGAGTTGCCGAGCGAATTAAAGGCAAACCAGCTGCCACATCAATGGTTAAACTAGGTTGGTATGAAATCGCCATATCAACCTTGCCTGCTGCAACCAACTTGGCCGGAGTACTAGGGTCAGCTGGCTCTTGAATATTGACTGTTAAACCTTGTTGCTTGAAGTAGCCCCGCTCTTTAGCAATCACAATTGGGCCATGATTTGGATTGACGAACCAATCCAGCATTAAGGTCATTTCTTTGTCTGCGGCAAGCGCGTTAGTCGAAATAAGCGAGGTAACTAAAGTGACAGCACTGAGCAATTTGTTTATTTTCACGAATCATTCCTTATTAAATTGTCCTGTTGGTTTACGACTTACTAGGCTCTGTTGAGCTTTCGA
Encoded here:
- a CDS encoding ABC transporter substrate-binding protein, with protein sequence MKINKLLSAVTLVTSLISTNALAADKEMTLMLDWFVNPNHGPIVIAKERGYFKQQGLTVNIQEPADPSTPAKLVAAGKVDMAISYQPSLTIDVAAGLPLIRSATLVATPLNTLMVLDNGKNENLADLKGKKIGIAISGNEGATVGTMLAQEGVELSDVQMINVGWALSSSLASGKVDAIWGGLRNFETNQLALEGYKAKSFYPEEHGVPAYDELVFVANAKSYDKEMIQAFNTALQQATTYIVNHPETSWKEFVAYAPDTLDNELNHRAWKDTLTRFSLRPSAVDLKRYDDYAKFMFDKKIIETLPKAKDYVPSL